The sequence below is a genomic window from Henriciella marina DSM 19595.
GCCGACCATCTCGACTGCCCGCTCTCCAAGGCCGAGATCAAGAATTTCGCCGATGACGAGATTTTCGTCCGCATCAATGAGAACGTCCGCGGTGAGGATGTTTTCCTGATCCAGTCGACCTCAAAGCCTGCAAACGACAATCTGATGGAGCTGCTGATCGCCATCGACGCGCTGACCCGCGCCTCGGCAGAACGCATCACGGCGGTCATCCCCTATTTCGGCTATGCCCGTCAGGACCGAAAAACCGATGGCCGCACGCCCATCTCCGCCAAGCTGGTGGCAAACCTCATCTCGACCGCAGGCGCCGACCGCGTGCTGACGATGGATCTCCACGCCGGCCAGATCCAGGGCTTCTTCGATGTGCCGACAGACAATCTCGTCGCCATGCCTGTGATCGAAAAAGACATCCGCATGACCCATAATGGCGCCGACCTTATGGTTGTCTCGCCAGACGTCGGCGGCGTGGTCCGGGCCCGCAACCTTGCCAACCGGCTCGGCTGCGACCTTGCCATCGTCGACAAGCGCCGCCCGGTTGCTGGCCAGTCGGAAGTCATGAACATCATTGGCGATGTCAGTGGACGCCGCTGCATCCTGGTCGATGATATCTGCGACTCCGGTGGCACGCTTGTGAACGCTGCCAAGGCGCTGAAAGATCAGGGCGCCGTCGGCGTCAGCGCCTATGTCACGCACGGCGTCCTGTCTAACAATGCCGTCAAGCGCATCGAGGCCTCGGTGATGGACGAGATCGTCATCTGCGACACGATCCGGCCGACAGAAGAAGACTTCCAGTCTGACAGCCTGCGCGTCCTTTCGGTCGCGCCGCTGCTGGGCGAGGCGATCCGCCGTATCGCAAACAATGAGAGTGTCTCTAAACTCTTTGACTGACCTGCAATGCAGGTATGGACCATCCTTCTGGAACGTCCGGTCCCTTCTTCGTGTTGGTTAAACAGCACATCAAGCAAGAAGAAAGGGCCAGTAAATGGCTGACAGTCAGAGACTGAGCGACATGCTCG
It includes:
- a CDS encoding ribose-phosphate pyrophosphokinase, whose product is MKLITCNANRPLAEAIADHLDCPLSKAEIKNFADDEIFVRINENVRGEDVFLIQSTSKPANDNLMELLIAIDALTRASAERITAVIPYFGYARQDRKTDGRTPISAKLVANLISTAGADRVLTMDLHAGQIQGFFDVPTDNLVAMPVIEKDIRMTHNGADLMVVSPDVGGVVRARNLANRLGCDLAIVDKRRPVAGQSEVMNIIGDVSGRRCILVDDICDSGGTLVNAAKALKDQGAVGVSAYVTHGVLSNNAVKRIEASVMDEIVICDTIRPTEEDFQSDSLRVLSVAPLLGEAIRRIANNESVSKLFD